One stretch of Manis pentadactyla isolate mManPen7 chromosome 10, mManPen7.hap1, whole genome shotgun sequence DNA includes these proteins:
- the LOC130678968 gene encoding olfactory receptor 8S1-like: MGNLMMLLVIRTDSHLHTPMYFFLSHLSFLDLCYSSVTVTKLLENLLSQKKTISVGGCLAQVFFLFVTGGTEGCLLSVMSYDHYVAICHSLHYGQIMTNRTCNSLVCGSWGLSFPDSFINILQAMSLDFCEDQSIPHYSCELPSLFPLSCSDISTSFTVLLCSSLVHRFGTCLLIVFSYALIASTILSISSSSGRGKAFSTCSSHLTAILLFYCSGFLHYLMPTSGLPLELIVSVQYSVVTPLVNPLIYSLRNNKVKAAV, encoded by the coding sequence ATGGGAAACCTCATGATGCTGCTGGTGATCAGGACTGATTCTCAcctccacacacccatgtacttcttcctgagtcaCCTCTCTTTCCTGGATCTTTGCTACTCTTCAGTCACTGTGACCAAGCTGCTGGAAAACCTGCTGTCTCAGAAGAAAACCATCTCTGTGGGGGGCTGTCTGGCTCAGGTCTTCTTTCTGTTTGTCACTGGGGGCACTGAAGGCTGCCTGCTCTCAGTAATGTCCTATGACCACTATGTTGCCATCTGCCACTCTCTGCACTACGGACAGATCATGACCAACCGGACCTGTAATAGTCTGGTGTGTGGATCCTGGGGCCTGAGCTTTCCGGACTCATTCATCAACATCCTACAGGCTATGAGTTTGGACTTCTGTGAAGATCAGTCCATCCCCCACTACAGCTGTGAgctgccctctctcttccctctgtcctgctCTGATATCTCCACCAGTTTTACTGTTTTACTGTGCTCCAGTCTTGTGCATAGGTTTGGAACTTGTTTGTTGATCGTGTTCTCCTATGCCCTTATTGCCTCCACCATCCTGAGTATCAGCTCCTCCTCAGGTAGAggcaaagccttctccacctgctcctctcacCTCACTGCAATCCTCCTGTTTTACTGCTCAGGTTTCCTTCACTATCTCATGCCAACCTCAGGTTTACCCCTGGAGTTGATCGTGTCCGTACAATACAGTGTGGTCACTCCCTTAGTGAATCCCCTCATCTACAGCTTGAGGAACAATAAGGTGAAAGCAGCTGTGTGA